A stretch of the Uranotaenia lowii strain MFRU-FL chromosome 3, ASM2978415v1, whole genome shotgun sequence genome encodes the following:
- the LOC129753093 gene encoding uncharacterized protein LOC129753093 encodes MASKAEKKLAADLLTRRRACAERDVVEKFVADFTYERDCCQVAVRLEALNKCNELFLNVQNDIEMGDSEERFETHLEFRADFEDRFCRAKGFLLSKLENREHLLSSTIMHASTSHSMSSSFHHRLPKIDLPKFSGDESRWISFRDNFISMIHCNEDIPIVNKLQYLLQSLEGEAKKPFESVDIQADNYSSTWDALKKRYDNKRFLRKELFRGLFNLPPIQYESAQDLNTLVDDFQRHVKALGKLGEPIEHWDTPLIFILSNKLDPATIRAWEQDTRQKDEVKYDELIEFLIHQVRMLTSVDSDLQHRSSVPSVSKVAGQIPKKPVPIRSVVNTATSETQSITSPCHCCLRQHPLHQCPAFQHLSSSQRRELVTQHSLCWNCFRANRQARSCKSKFLCRICQAKHHTMLHDSAAPPNEFSPERSHLTQVNPGFSGSVNPPAINLSVHSNSTVLLETVALLVVDRYGRKIPARALLDSAAMSNFITRKLANELATQQTPVDIAVAGIGESVKRIRKRLAAKIVSRNSDFSTTLDFLVMKKPTSHLPTSPIDTTAWKMPQVPLADPQFNVPATIDMIIGGECYHEFHTGVRHSLGDNSPFLVDTLFGWTVSGKVDSSSTTAPRACFLSTVDQTRETIPGEFRPMDTTDGSQRMDVEPSTTQIHDEGYVACHSRPNNPKTTLGDSRTKTTHQNSTRDTSHKIPENTTQPRNMHNSDPVEDEPHCYLPHHPMLKEASKTTNVRVVFNASYEPNSGYALNDMLLVGPVAQHSLLSSTPLSASKVIDEGEGAACGSCCNVVPLAKQPSVTVMEYCAPVLPTAPFRIPQRSKSPPHRWRTVAAKRATAIQIDHQLSYIVAASHGPPSRTANNIGINSRVFKDR; translated from the coding sequence ATGGCTAGCAAGGCGGAGAAAAAGTTAGCAGCGGACCTTCTAACGAGACGACGAGCGTGTGCCGAACGAGATGTGGTGGAGAAGTTCGTAGCGGATTTCACCTATGAACGGGATTGTTGTCAGGTTGCGGTACGTTTAGAGGCGCTCAACAAGTGCAACGAACTCTTCTTGAACGTGCAGAACGACATCGAGATGGGTGACAGCGAAGAACGGTTCGAGACACATCTGGAGTTCCGGGCGGATTTCGAGGATCGATTTTGCAGAGCGAAAGGTTTTTTGCTGTCTAAACTGGAAAACAGGGAGCATCTTCTGAGTTCGACGATCATGCACGCATCGACTTCTCATAGCATGTCTTCCAGTTTTCATCATCGGTTGCCGAAAATCGATCTACCGAAGTTTAGCGGGGATGAATCGCGATGGATATCATTCCGCGACAATTTCATTTCGATGATTCACTGCAACGAGGACATACCGATTGTCAACAAGCTGCAGTACCTGTTACAGTCGCTTGAAGGAGAAGCCAAGAAACCGTTCGAGTCGGTGGATATCCAAGCCGATAATTATTCGTCGACGTGGGACGCGCTTAAGAAGCGTTACGATAACAAGCGATTCCTCAGAAAGGAGCTGTTTCGAGGCCTGTTCAACCTTCCACCGATCCAGTATGAGTCAGCCCAAGACCTCAACACACTGGTTGATGATTTCCAGCGACACGTTAAGGCTCTGGGGAAGTTAGGCGAACCGATCGAGCATTGGGACACTCCGCTCATCTTCATCCTGTCAAACAAGTTGGATCCGGCGACGATTCGTGCATGGGAGCAAGATACTCGACAGAAGGACGAGGTGAAATACGACGAGCTCATCGAGTTTCTCATCCACCAGGTCCGGATGTTGACATCCGTGGACAGCGATCTCCAACATCGTTCCTCAGTGCCCTCCGTTTCCAAGGTGGCCGGACAAATCCCGAAGAAACCAGTTCCCATCCGATCTGTCGTGAACACAGCTACTTCCGAAACTCAATCCATCACTTCGCCATGCCACTGTTGCCTGAGACAACATCCATTGCACCAATGTCCAGCATTTCAGCACCTGTCAAGCTCCCAACGGCGAGAGCTTGTGACACAGCACAGCCTTTGCTGGAATTGCTTTCGCGCGAACCGCCAGGCAAGATCCTGTAAATCAAAGTTCCTGTGTAGGATTTGCCAAGCGAAGCACCATACTATGTTGCACGACTCAGCAGCACCACCGAATGAGTTCTCACCCGAGAGATCACATCTCACACAAGTGAACCCAGGTTTTAGCGGTTCAGTAAACCCACCAGCGATAAATCTATCCGTGCATTCAAATTCGACGGTTCTATTGGAGACAGTTGCGCTGTTAGTTGTCGACCGATACGGCAGAAAGATTCCAGCACGAGCTCTTCTAGATTCCGCAGCAATGTCCAACTTTATCACCAGGAAGCTGGCGAACGAACTCGCCACCCAACAAACTCCCGTGGACATCGCAGTTGCCGGAATTGGAGAGTCAGTCAAACGCATCAGAAAAAGGTTAGCTGCCAAAATCGTATCCAGGAACAGCGACTTCTCCACCACACTCGATTTCCTCGTCATGAAGAAGCCAACCTCCCATCTTCCCACATCCCCGATCGATACAACTGCCTGGAAAATGCCACAGGTTCCATTGGCGGATCCTCAGTTCAACGTTCCAGCAACAATCGACATGATCATCGGTGGAGAATGTTACCACGAGTTTCACACAGGCGTACGCCACTCTCTTGGTGATAATTCTCCGTTTTTGGTGGACACCCTCTTTGGCTGGACAGTTTCTGGCAAAGTGGATTCCAGCTCCACCACCGCACCGCGAGCGTGCTTCCTCTCCACCGTTGATCAAACCCGAGAAACGATTCCTGGGGAGTTCCGGCCAATGGACACCACCGATGGGAGCCAAAGGATGGACGTTGAACCCTCCACCACTCAAATCCACGACGAAGGATACGTTGCCTGTCATTCCCGGCCCAATAATCCAAAAACCACCCTTGGAGATTCTCGCACGAAGACCACACACCAAAACTCCACCAGAGATACAAGCCACAAGATACCTGAAAACACCACCCAACCCAGAAATATGCACAACAGCGATCCTGTTGAGGACGAACCACACTGCTATCTGCCACATCACCCGATGCTCAAGGAAGCCAGCAAAACCACCAATGTACGCGTGGTATTCAACGCATCCTATGAGCCCAATTCAGGGTACGCGCTCAACGATATGCTGCTCGTCGGTCCCGTCGCTCAACACAGCCTGCTGTCCAGTACTCCTCTAAGCGCATCCAAGGTCATCGATGAAGGAGAAGGCGCTGCCTGTGGATCCTGCTGCAACGTTGTCCCTTTGGCCAAGCAGCCCTCTGTTACCGTTATGGAGTACTGTGCACCTGTTCTGCCAACAGCACCGTTCCGGATACCCCAACGCTCAAAGTCGCCACCGCATCGTTGGAGAACTGTCGCTGCTAAACGTGCAACTGCTATCCAGATTG